From the genome of Schaalia dentiphila ATCC 17982, one region includes:
- a CDS encoding type I restriction endonuclease subunit R, whose translation MRQILTERDYQEFIVGELETRHHYLERDDSDFDRRYMIDAGILMEFLSETQKDTIEALAKIYKQDLQETILGAINNEATKRGGSLLSVLKRGIELSNRTLTLMYPKPATSFNTELSGKYRANRFTVVQEVWTTDEEKERIDLVICLNGLPIISFELKCNASGQSVEDAMWQYRKERDPKSRLFLFKAGTLVNFAMDLNEVYMTTKLDEEKTFFLPFNMGSGEGVYAGKGNPTSKDDYPVSYMWKEILAPDSLIELISKFIFIQTKERVDEATGRKKRSEAIIFPRYHQLRAVRRILADVVDNGSTRNYLIQHSAGSGKTNSIAWLAHRLASQHDANDEVIFNNVIIVTDRVVVDRQLQKAVMGLEHKSGLIQVMGDKASSVDLAKALMGNTKIVATTIQKFPYIVDTVSGLKDKRFAVIIDEAHSSTSGKDMSAITQTLGSGDTGEVDVEDMLADEIRKNGKQDNVSIFAFTATPKPTTLQLFGTQTPKGLWEAFDLYSMKQAIEEGFILDVLTNYTTYDTFYRLNKAIEEDPRCKTNDAKRQIARFVALHETNIQQRIEVIIEHFRTTVARELGGTAKAMVITGSRQEAVKYRQALEDYVTRKGYQDIHALVAFSGKVTLEGDKTEYTEAGMNGFPEARLTREFDKDDYRVLLVANKYQTGFDQPKLCAMYVLKTLRGVSAVQTLSRLNRICPPYDKRTFVLDFVNDYEAIKNSFAPYYTTTMLSNTVTSDGIYELEAKIDGYLVLDPDDVEKANDLIYSGSTTAKTQQRVIYYLQRAKAAIERLPIEEQLEIQGLMKSFVRFYEFLIQATSFEDTDLHRKYNFITYLLRFFAVKHPGSGFDLKGKIQASNFVQKKTGEHATPNLVAKPVVSLPLAGGLGMSEDEEQELSKILAEINARTGQNFDQDVAVKALLQIRDLLLKSEALKTSARNNTESDFEFSYYSAIDDALLAGLGQNQEFFSHLLNNDDVKKQLMGLFSRDIYQNLRGDGQS comes from the coding sequence ATGAGGCAGATTCTCACTGAGCGGGATTATCAAGAGTTCATCGTTGGAGAGCTCGAGACACGTCATCATTACCTTGAGCGTGACGATTCTGATTTTGATCGCCGGTACATGATTGACGCCGGCATTCTGATGGAGTTCCTCTCCGAGACACAGAAGGACACAATTGAGGCGCTGGCCAAGATCTATAAACAGGATCTTCAGGAAACTATCCTTGGGGCCATCAATAATGAAGCGACCAAGCGTGGCGGCAGTCTGCTCTCGGTTCTCAAGCGGGGTATTGAGCTGTCTAATCGCACGCTGACCTTGATGTACCCGAAGCCCGCAACAAGCTTCAATACCGAGTTGTCCGGGAAGTACCGGGCTAATCGCTTCACGGTCGTTCAGGAGGTGTGGACGACCGATGAAGAGAAAGAACGGATTGACCTGGTCATCTGCCTCAATGGTCTGCCGATTATCAGTTTTGAGCTCAAGTGCAACGCTTCCGGACAGTCCGTTGAGGACGCGATGTGGCAGTACCGCAAGGAGCGCGACCCTAAGAGCCGTCTCTTCTTGTTTAAGGCCGGGACCCTGGTCAATTTCGCGATGGACCTCAACGAGGTCTACATGACCACCAAACTCGATGAGGAGAAGACCTTCTTCTTGCCCTTCAACATGGGCAGCGGCGAAGGTGTCTACGCAGGCAAAGGCAACCCAACCAGCAAGGACGACTATCCGGTCTCTTACATGTGGAAGGAGATCCTGGCACCCGACTCCCTTATCGAGCTGATCTCCAAGTTCATCTTCATCCAGACCAAGGAGAGGGTGGATGAGGCGACCGGGAGGAAGAAGCGCAGCGAAGCGATTATCTTCCCCCGCTACCACCAGTTGCGCGCCGTCCGTCGCATTCTTGCTGACGTTGTGGACAATGGCTCGACCCGCAACTACTTGATCCAGCACTCGGCAGGTTCGGGCAAGACAAACTCGATCGCTTGGCTGGCTCACCGTCTTGCTTCGCAGCATGACGCGAACGATGAGGTCATCTTCAACAACGTCATCATCGTGACCGACCGTGTCGTTGTCGACCGGCAGTTACAGAAGGCCGTGATGGGGCTGGAGCACAAGTCTGGCCTCATCCAGGTAATGGGCGACAAGGCCTCCTCGGTAGACCTTGCCAAAGCACTGATGGGTAACACGAAGATCGTGGCCACCACGATCCAGAAGTTCCCCTACATCGTCGACACCGTCAGCGGGCTAAAAGACAAGCGCTTTGCCGTTATCATCGACGAGGCCCACTCGTCCACCTCCGGCAAAGACATGTCCGCTATCACCCAGACCTTGGGATCGGGTGATACGGGTGAAGTGGATGTTGAGGATATGCTCGCGGATGAGATCCGCAAGAACGGCAAGCAAGACAACGTCTCCATCTTCGCCTTCACCGCCACCCCCAAGCCCACAACCCTGCAACTGTTTGGCACCCAGACGCCTAAGGGCTTGTGGGAGGCCTTCGATCTCTACTCCATGAAGCAGGCCATCGAAGAAGGCTTCATCCTGGACGTGCTGACGAACTACACCACCTACGACACCTTCTACCGCCTGAACAAGGCCATCGAAGAAGACCCACGCTGCAAGACCAACGACGCCAAGCGGCAGATCGCACGATTCGTGGCACTGCACGAGACCAACATCCAGCAGCGCATCGAAGTCATCATCGAACACTTCCGCACCACCGTCGCCAGGGAGCTCGGAGGCACAGCGAAAGCCATGGTGATCACCGGGTCTCGCCAGGAAGCCGTGAAGTACCGGCAAGCCCTCGAAGACTACGTAACCCGCAAGGGATACCAAGACATTCACGCCCTCGTAGCCTTCTCCGGCAAAGTCACCCTCGAGGGAGATAAGACGGAGTACACCGAAGCTGGAATGAATGGCTTCCCTGAAGCACGCCTGACCAGGGAATTCGATAAGGACGACTACCGGGTCCTGCTGGTGGCCAACAAGTACCAGACCGGCTTCGATCAGCCCAAGCTGTGCGCGATGTACGTGCTCAAGACGCTGCGCGGCGTATCAGCAGTGCAGACCCTGTCGCGTTTGAACCGGATCTGCCCACCCTATGACAAGCGCACCTTTGTGCTCGACTTCGTCAACGACTACGAGGCCATCAAGAACTCTTTTGCCCCGTATTACACCACCACGATGCTGTCGAACACCGTCACCTCCGACGGCATCTACGAGCTCGAAGCCAAGATCGATGGCTACCTCGTCCTTGACCCTGACGATGTGGAGAAAGCTAACGATCTCATCTATTCCGGTAGCACGACTGCCAAGACGCAGCAGCGCGTCATCTACTACCTGCAGCGAGCAAAGGCGGCCATTGAGCGGCTCCCGATTGAGGAGCAACTCGAGATCCAAGGCTTGATGAAGTCCTTCGTCCGCTTCTACGAGTTCCTCATTCAAGCCACCTCGTTCGAGGATACCGACCTACACCGCAAGTACAACTTCATCACCTATCTGCTGCGTTTCTTCGCCGTCAAGCACCCCGGTAGCGGCTTCGACTTGAAGGGGAAGATCCAGGCCAGCAACTTCGTACAGAAGAAGACCGGCGAGCACGCCACACCAAACCTGGTCGCAAAGCCTGTAGTGAGCCTTCCCCTGGCTGGGGGCCTTGGCATGAGTGAGGATGAGGAACAAGAACTGTCCAAGATCCTCGCTGAGATCAACGCACGCACGGGGCAGAACTTCGACCAGGACGTCGCCGTCAAGGCCCTGCTGCAAATCAGGGACCTGCTCCTGAAATCTGAAGCCCTCAAGACCAGCGCACGCAACAACACCGAGTCCGACTTCGAGTTCAGCTACTACTCGGCCATCGATGACGCCCTCCTGGCTGGCCTTGGCCAGAACCAAGAGTTCTTCTCGCATCTCCTCAACAACGACGATGTCAAGAAGCAACTCATGGGTCTCTTCAGCCGTGACATCTACCAGAATCTCCGAGGTGATGGCCAGTCATGA
- a CDS encoding integrase core domain-containing protein, with product MRTCRPPCGQWMAESLWATLTTEYYYRRTFTTRNQVYTGVATWIEDFYNPRRIHTSLGAKSPIEDERHEAAWTTAA from the coding sequence ATGCGCACGTGCCGCCCGCCGTGTGGACAGTGGATGGCCGAATCCTTGTGGGCTACCCTCACAACCGAGTACTACTACCGGCGCACCTTCACCACCCGCAACCAGGTCTACACCGGGGTCGCCACCTGGATCGAAGACTTCTACAACCCCCGCCGCATCCACACCAGCCTCGGCGCCAAATCCCCCATCGAAGACGAACGACACGAAGCGGCCTGGACAACAGCCGCATAA
- a CDS encoding DeoR/GlpR family DNA-binding transcription regulator — MTRQDTIVSMIEATGFETVSSLAEALDVNVSTIRRDLEHLAEAGLVRRTHGGAIPIPQDEDTEEFLQDSPNRAEKRAIGPAMAERILDGQSVFIDSGSTCLEVARALDARRVTVVTHDLLVGLEILKKPSLNLVFVGGELLPNRTHMWGPTAIDQLDHIRVNTAVFGANSVMEDGIYASTGYSIELQQKVRSIASTAYFVADSTKFGRNALYKVLGIDAFTAGITDSFLSPISAAAYPIPLIRAEVAQG, encoded by the coding sequence GTGTCCTCCTTGGCAGAGGCTCTCGACGTGAACGTGTCAACCATCCGCAGGGACCTGGAGCACCTGGCCGAGGCCGGCCTCGTGCGCCGCACCCACGGTGGCGCGATCCCGATCCCCCAGGACGAGGACACCGAGGAGTTCCTGCAGGATTCCCCGAACCGCGCGGAGAAGCGGGCGATCGGCCCGGCCATGGCGGAGCGCATCCTCGACGGCCAGTCCGTGTTCATCGATTCGGGATCGACGTGCCTCGAGGTGGCTCGGGCCCTCGACGCGCGCCGCGTGACCGTGGTGACGCACGATCTGCTGGTGGGCCTCGAGATTCTGAAGAAGCCTTCCCTGAACCTGGTGTTCGTGGGCGGCGAGCTGCTGCCGAACCGGACCCACATGTGGGGGCCGACCGCCATCGACCAGCTGGACCACATCCGCGTCAACACGGCCGTTTTCGGCGCGAATTCGGTGATGGAGGACGGCATTTACGCGTCAACCGGCTACTCGATCGAGCTGCAGCAGAAGGTCCGCTCGATCGCGTCGACCGCCTACTTCGTCGCGGACTCAACGAAGTTCGGCCGCAACGCCCTGTACAAGGTCCTCGGCATCGACGCGTTCACGGCCGGTATTACGGACTCGTTCCTCTCCCCCATCTCGGCGGCGGCCTACCCGATCCCCCTCATCCGGGCTGAGGTCGCGCAGGGGTAA
- a CDS encoding type I restriction-modification system subunit M: protein MNDQTVNREATVDPMWDDAPVSVANEVSFIWSIANKLRPTYSSDKYKDVIIPMTIIRRFECALAPTKDKVVAQHEKIPSYPYKAMCQIAGFSFYNTSRFTLERLLDDPDNIAANFKAYIEGFSPNVNDLLMSVEKGLDFAKQIDKMDKGNRLYGVVKAFSELDLDPRTIDSIKMGYIFEELIRKFSENAEAGEHYTGRDIIKLMVSILLAEGCDDIFDDGKVITILDQACGTGGMLSTAFNYIHRFNPTADIRLFGQENNPESYAMCLAEMLIKDQDADNIRFQDTMLADCFTDIKMRFVIENPPFGQAWGGKDAADGVENAVIAEHEKGFSGRWGAGTPGAGDMQMLFLQSAVDKMDPERGRAAIIENGSPLYTGEVGSGESQIRRWLLEQDLIEAIIALPVDLFYNTGIATYIWILSKNKRAERKGKVQLIDASQIFHKLRKGLGKKKNEITPDDREHITRLYADFAENDLCQIYPNEEFIYREYTVMQPLQRSYGITEERIENLINGGYLNSLFNPTKVAKLEQKEELTAKEERELAKHRQGEPLYTAIIDTLRAAITDQVWLAPKPFTAHLKSLVRQTVVDSKLLAKIADGLSLMDKSAEIQRDRKGNTIYDTATKDVERVPAEEDITEYMQREVLPYIPDAKAFFEEDLSKKKPVVKTGAEIPFTRYFYSYETPVTAEIYAQEFMRLEQEISASIVSLFGGRL, encoded by the coding sequence ATGAACGATCAGACTGTGAATCGCGAGGCTACCGTTGATCCGATGTGGGATGACGCGCCGGTGAGCGTAGCCAACGAAGTTAGTTTCATCTGGTCAATCGCGAACAAATTGCGGCCCACCTATAGCTCAGACAAGTACAAGGACGTCATCATTCCGATGACGATCATTCGCCGCTTCGAGTGCGCACTGGCGCCCACCAAAGACAAGGTGGTTGCCCAGCACGAGAAGATACCCAGCTACCCGTACAAGGCTATGTGCCAGATTGCCGGGTTCTCCTTCTACAATACCTCACGCTTCACCCTTGAGCGCCTGCTGGACGATCCAGACAACATTGCAGCCAACTTCAAGGCTTACATCGAGGGATTCTCACCCAACGTCAACGACCTGCTCATGTCTGTGGAGAAAGGCCTGGATTTCGCCAAGCAGATCGACAAGATGGATAAGGGCAATCGCCTTTATGGCGTGGTGAAAGCCTTCTCCGAATTGGACCTAGACCCGCGTACCATCGATTCGATCAAGATGGGATACATCTTCGAAGAACTCATCCGAAAGTTCTCCGAAAACGCCGAAGCCGGTGAGCACTACACCGGCAGAGACATCATCAAACTCATGGTGTCCATCCTGCTAGCTGAAGGATGCGACGACATCTTCGACGACGGCAAGGTCATCACCATCCTAGACCAAGCCTGCGGCACAGGCGGCATGCTCTCCACCGCCTTCAACTACATCCACCGCTTCAACCCAACCGCGGACATTCGACTTTTTGGCCAGGAGAACAACCCTGAGTCCTACGCCATGTGCTTGGCGGAGATGCTCATCAAGGACCAGGACGCAGACAACATCCGCTTCCAAGATACGATGCTTGCGGATTGCTTCACCGACATCAAGATGCGGTTCGTAATCGAAAACCCACCCTTCGGCCAAGCATGGGGCGGCAAAGACGCCGCAGATGGCGTTGAGAACGCCGTTATCGCGGAACACGAGAAAGGCTTCTCCGGCCGTTGGGGGGCCGGGACGCCCGGCGCGGGAGACATGCAGATGCTCTTCTTGCAGTCAGCCGTAGACAAGATGGATCCCGAGCGCGGCCGGGCCGCGATCATTGAGAACGGTAGCCCGCTCTACACCGGTGAAGTGGGCTCCGGTGAGAGCCAGATCCGCCGGTGGCTGCTGGAACAGGACCTCATCGAGGCGATCATTGCCTTGCCGGTAGACCTGTTCTACAACACCGGGATCGCCACCTACATCTGGATACTCTCCAAGAATAAGCGGGCAGAGCGCAAGGGCAAAGTGCAACTCATCGATGCCAGCCAGATCTTCCACAAACTGCGTAAGGGCCTCGGCAAGAAGAAGAACGAGATCACCCCTGATGACCGGGAACATATCACGCGCCTATACGCGGACTTCGCGGAAAACGATCTGTGCCAGATCTACCCGAACGAAGAGTTCATCTATCGCGAATACACCGTCATGCAGCCGCTGCAACGGTCCTATGGGATTACCGAGGAACGCATCGAAAACCTCATCAACGGTGGATACCTCAACTCATTGTTCAATCCAACGAAAGTGGCCAAACTAGAGCAGAAGGAAGAGCTCACTGCGAAGGAAGAGCGAGAACTCGCTAAGCACCGCCAGGGCGAACCGCTCTACACAGCCATCATCGATACCCTCCGTGCAGCAATCACTGACCAAGTATGGCTTGCTCCGAAGCCTTTCACCGCTCATCTAAAAAGCCTGGTTCGGCAGACAGTTGTGGACAGCAAACTTCTTGCTAAGATTGCCGACGGCCTCTCGCTCATGGACAAATCCGCCGAGATTCAACGCGATCGGAAGGGCAACACTATCTACGACACCGCAACAAAGGACGTGGAACGAGTCCCCGCCGAGGAAGACATCACCGAATACATGCAGCGCGAAGTCCTTCCCTACATACCGGACGCGAAGGCATTCTTTGAAGAGGATCTCTCCAAGAAAAAGCCAGTAGTGAAGACCGGCGCAGAAATACCATTCACGAGATATTTCTATTCCTACGAGACGCCTGTAACGGCAGAAATATATGCCCAAGAGTTTATGCGCCTAGAACAAGAAATCTCTGCCTCCATCGTTTCCCTCTTTGGAGGGCGACTGTGA
- a CDS encoding restriction endonuclease subunit S, with amino-acid sequence MKTVGSHWIAEVPSGWRIDTPRFAFSVRGERAKAGMEQMTVSQQYGVIPQSEYVKKTGSHVVVVEKDFTILKAVYPGDFVIHMRSFQGGLELSEVKGCTSSAYVMLIPGPQIHSARYYRWVFKCDGYINELRSTSNLVRDGQAMRWANFIQVPIPFPPPEVQDSIAKYLDRETERIEELKDSIRAQIDALDSYKRSVILDAVTKGLDPNRDMVDSKIDWIDRLPRNWNVAPLRHFFHEHKAKNLFRQETNLLSLSYGRIIRKDIGTVDGLLPSNFNGYNIVGPGDIVLRLTDLQNDQKSLRTGLVNERGIVTSAYIALRKHRELDSTYFHYLFHTYDICRVFYNMGSGVRQGLTFSELSRLPLVAPPLDEQRRIGRFLNEEITKIDEVQRKKRKQLDLLDAYKKSLIYEVVTGKREVPVR; translated from the coding sequence GTGAAGACAGTTGGGTCTCACTGGATCGCCGAGGTGCCATCAGGGTGGCGAATTGACACTCCTCGCTTCGCATTTAGCGTTCGTGGTGAGCGTGCAAAGGCGGGTATGGAACAGATGACTGTCTCCCAACAGTATGGGGTCATTCCACAGTCTGAGTATGTCAAGAAGACTGGCAGTCACGTAGTAGTTGTCGAGAAGGACTTCACCATTCTCAAGGCCGTTTACCCTGGCGATTTTGTCATTCACATGCGCAGCTTTCAGGGTGGATTAGAACTCAGCGAAGTTAAGGGTTGCACAAGTTCCGCTTACGTAATGCTGATTCCTGGACCGCAGATCCACTCAGCACGCTATTATCGATGGGTTTTTAAGTGTGATGGCTATATCAATGAACTGAGAAGCACATCAAATCTAGTTCGCGACGGTCAGGCGATGAGATGGGCGAACTTTATCCAAGTTCCAATCCCATTCCCACCACCCGAAGTACAAGACAGTATTGCAAAATATCTCGACCGTGAAACTGAGCGAATTGAGGAACTGAAAGATTCGATCCGAGCGCAGATCGATGCGCTCGATTCCTACAAGCGTTCTGTGATTCTCGACGCTGTAACAAAGGGGCTTGATCCAAACAGAGACATGGTGGATTCCAAGATCGATTGGATCGATCGTCTACCCAGGAATTGGAACGTAGCTCCGCTTCGGCATTTTTTTCATGAACATAAAGCAAAGAATCTATTTCGGCAAGAAACAAACTTGCTTTCATTGAGTTACGGTCGCATAATTCGGAAAGATATCGGGACTGTTGATGGTTTGCTTCCGTCGAACTTCAACGGCTACAACATCGTTGGTCCCGGAGATATCGTCCTGCGTCTAACTGACCTTCAGAATGATCAAAAGAGCCTTAGGACTGGTCTTGTAAACGAACGCGGAATCGTCACTTCCGCATATATTGCTCTTCGCAAGCATCGTGAGCTGGACTCGACTTATTTCCACTACCTATTTCACACCTACGACATCTGTAGGGTGTTCTACAACATGGGAAGTGGTGTGCGGCAGGGGCTTACCTTCTCAGAGCTTTCACGTCTTCCATTGGTGGCACCACCGCTTGACGAACAAAGGCGTATAGGCAGGTTCCTAAATGAAGAGATTACCAAGATAGATGAAGTACAGCGGAAGAAACGGAAACAACTTGATTTGCTGGACGCATACAAAAAGTCTCTGATCTATGAGGTCGTGACAGGTAAGCGGGAGGTGCCGGTGCGATGA